The Ranitomeya variabilis isolate aRanVar5 chromosome 7, aRanVar5.hap1, whole genome shotgun sequence genome includes a window with the following:
- the LOC143785315 gene encoding E3 ubiquitin/ISG15 ligase TRIM25-like — MASAELRDELNCSICLSLYTDPVSLRCGHNFCRSCIVSVLDAQEAAGGYSCPDCRAEYPERPALEKNRKLRNIVERFSSTQPGMEETRIFCTYCTKSSVPAVKSCLQCENSLCDDHLTAHNKTVDHILTEPTDSFGNKKCSLHKKVLEYYCPQDAACLCVSCCLVGEHRGHQVELLDEASEKKKKKLMEYHNELNPKKAKIQTRVQNLQDRKRKIQEKASDEKKNISKRFKDRKKQLEMAENKALSEVSRQEEKIVSKISDLIKKLEIKVNKLSKKMRHVEEMCRVTDPIRLLQESDITVCSHGGDEDTGGDGGEVSTEEDLDEVLISLTLHRSMRDIVTNVTSELGVHVPDILLDVDTAHRWVKISEDLKTATRSEKEQNRRKSPGRFVDYSEVLSRCGLSSGRHYWEVEWDQTGMCAIGMSYPSIEKKGLQSDIGLNDKSWCLSMYEGVYELFHNSFISALSVKPTCPTLGVFLDYEAGRLSFYELCDPIRHLHTFTASFTETLHVAFYVDDGASVTIRS; from the exons ATGGCGTCTGCTGAGCTGAGGGACGAGCTGAACTGCTCCATCTGCCTGAGCCTCTATACAGATCCCGTatccctgagatgtggacacaacttctgccgctcGTGTATTGTGAGTGTGCTGGATGCACAGGAGGCGGCTGGAGGGTATTCCTGTCCTGACTGCAGAGCAGAATATCCGGAGCGTCCGGCCCTGGAGAAGAACCGGAAGCTGAGGAACATAGTGGAGCGTTTCTCATCTACTCAGCCTGGTATGGAGGAGACCAGAATCTTCTGCACTTACTGTACAAAGTCTTCTGTACCGGCTGTGAAATCCTGTCTGCAATGTGAGAACTCTCTATGTGacgaccacctgacagcacacaatAAGACAGTGGATCATATATTAACAGAACCCACCGATTCCTTTGGCAACAAAAAATGTTCTCTCCACAAGAAGGTTCTGGAGTATTACTGCCCGCAGGATGCGGCTTGTCTGTGTGTGTCTTGCTGTTTGGTTGGCGAACACCGAGGACACCAGGTGGAACTTCTAGATGAGGCTtctgagaagaagaagaagaaactgATGGAATATCACAATGAACTAAatcccaaaaaagcaaaaattcagaCAAGAGTCCAGAATCTACAGGATCGTAAGAGGAAGATCCAGGAGAAAGCCTCCGATGAGAAGAAGAAC ATCAGTAAGAGATTTAAGGACCGTAAGAAGCAACTGGAAATGGCAGAAAATAAAGCGCTGAGCGAGGTCTCTAGGCAGGAGGAGAAGATTGTGTCCAAGATATCTGATCTCATCAAGAAGTTAGAAATAAAAGTGAATAAGCTGTCTAAGAAGATGCGTCATGTGGAGGAGATGTGTCGTGTCACCGACCCAATAAGACTCTTACAAGAAAGTGACATTACAGTATGTAgtcatggaggtgatgaggacacaggaggagatGGTGGAGAGGTCAGTACTGAGGAAGATCTGGATGAGGTTCTGATCTCACTGACCTTACACCGATCTATGAGGGATATTGTCACCAATGTGACATCAGAGCTCGGGGTCCATGTCCCAGACATATTGCTGGATGTGGACACTGCTCATAGATGGGTGAAAATATCAGAAGATCTGAAAACAGCAACAAGATCAGAAAAAGAACAGAATAGACGAAAATCACCAGGAAGATTTGTCGATTACTCCGAGGTGTTAAGCAGATGTGGCCTCTCCTCAGGAAGACATTACTGGGAGGTAGAGTGGGACCAGACAGGAATGTGTGCCATTGGAATGTCCTATCCCAGTATAGAAAAGAAAGGACTACAGTCTGATATTGGACTTAATGATAAATCTTGGTGTCTGTCCATGTACGAAGGTGTATATGAATTATTTCATAACTCATTCATTTCAGCCCTCAGTGTAAAGCCAACATGTCCGACACTTGGAGTCTTCTTAGACTATGAGGCCGGGCGTCTGTCCTtctatgagctgtgtgaccccatcagacacttacacaccttcaccgCCTCCTTCACTGAAACCCTACATGTTGCCTTCTATGTGGATGATGGAGCCTCTGTTACAATAAGAAGCTGA